The following coding sequences are from one Mytilus trossulus isolate FHL-02 chromosome 8, PNRI_Mtr1.1.1.hap1, whole genome shotgun sequence window:
- the LOC134728268 gene encoding uncharacterized protein LOC134728268, whose translation MATRIQTNSFAAIAIQLMMNVWLISSVLSNCQFPDFINHQDVWTRKNGEGATLTAYIKPHMITAKYCPYVGSACQHYVQHCVEKRDDNQYIVKHEIRSTGFSPPRYLCIQFIFRSPTVLQMKESEKFDKPSAELCNNIVLNNWPLFSTSLGTAPAIACPFSGGYNMRISSNGHELCSNKMLSPRIESECEAGDGISVDFKHKECIHENLKSMRMRLRQHIDCMATWTDRNYQFVILRPDSDHALCLRIKKPLSNIRHAYLFMDLVCDPGNSVGQPEDSQNFLSIEFERKYIHSVCENEFEGCSDERFCDSDMKSHCKLTCGPCRSDDICAFPEYLRRVWSIYDRKYAQTNKMRYVNITNYEIDFPDVGKFQCLFNNVTAKHRSILLHTFDNGCYPKFTCMETYYSSDTVRQFRLGRRINWPVYDLSRVKSQACKSIMFKKDYQIGDSSEKFKIPKITVIDAGYTSSQNCKLDYEFRNHTNGLYFREGNKCDGCLYHDNIINPESFEVRTINCPSSLNYLEYVCMASFKFDNETTAVVTGTRIRGQVTYRQFLCWVFTGTGEKRKVVVFDAADCNEVQLQLTLAGDVVPKSMFDVMEKPPKLCPRPLDDDPQPDIPIFPLDTNSVTASPVKKKPLNGYKLTTDIIKGPPAPNKPVKTDRQNADSSASSSLQQSLLHTIICLFVLLRTLCTT comes from the coding sequence ATGGCGACCAGAATCCAGACAAATAGCTTTGCTGCTATTGCGATCCAATTAATGATGAATGTATGGTTGATTTCAAGTGTTTTGTCCAATTGCCAGTTTCCTGACTTTATAAATCACCAAGATGTTTGGACACGAAAAAATGGCGAAGGAGCTACTTTAACAGCGTACATCAAACCACACATGATAACAGCGAAGTACTGTCCATATGTTGGATCTGCTTGTCAACATTATGTCCAACATTGTGTGGAAAAACGAGATGACAACCAATACATCGTTAAACACGAGATTCGTTCGACTGGTTTTTCTCCTCCTCGTTATCTCTGTATACAGTTTATCTTCCGGTCGCCGACAGTCCTACAGATGAAAGAATCCGAAAAGTTCGATAAACCCTCTGCGGAGTTATgtaataatattgttttgaataattGGCCTCTGTTTTCAACTTCACTCGGAACAGCCCCAGCAATTGCTTGTCCGTTCTCAGGTGGGTACAATATGCGCATAAGCTCAAACGGTCACGAGTTGTGTTCGAATAAAATGCTCAGTCCGAGAATTGAGAGTGAATGCGAGGCAGGAGACGGAATATCAGTCGACTTCAAACACAAAGAGTGTAtccatgaaaatttaaaaagcatgaGAATGAGATTGAGACAACACATTGATTGCATGGCCACGTGGACTGATCGGAATTACCAGTTTGTCATTTTGCGACCAGATTCGGACCATGCTCTTTGTTTACGTATTAAGAAACCATTATCTAACATCAGACATGCATATCTTTTTATGGATTTAGTGTGTGATCCAGGAAACTCTGTCGGTCAGCCTGAGGACTCTCAAAATTTTCTGTCTAttgaatttgaaagaaaatatatccATTCAGTATGTGAAAACGAATTTGAAGGTTGTTCGGATGAACGATTTTGCGACTCTGATATGAAATCTCATTGTAAACTCACATGTGGACCGTGTCGCTCTGACGACATATGTGCATTTCCAGAATACCTCAGACGTGTTTGGAGTATTTACGACCGGAAATATGCCCAGACAAATAAAATGCGGTATGTGAACATTACAAATTATGAAATAGATTTCCCGGATGTTGGTAAATTTCAGTGTTTGTTCAATAATGTCACTGCTAAACACCGATCCATTTTATTACACACGTTTGATAACGGTTGTTATCCAAAGTTCACATGCATGGAAACGTATTACTCATCTGATACCGTTCGTCAATTTAGACTCGGAAGGCGCATTAATTGGCCAGTGTATGACTTGTCACGTGTCAAGAGCCAGGCATGTAAATCTATAATGTTTAAGAAAGATTACCAAATTGGTGATAGcagtgaaaaattcaaaattccaaaaataacGGTAATCGATGCAGGTTATACATCAAGTCAAAACTGTAAACTAGACTATGAGTTTCGGAATCACACTAATGGACTTTACTTCCGGGAAGGGAATAAATGTGATGGTTGTTTGTACCACGACAATATAATAAATCCAGAATCTTTCGAAGTGAGAACAATAAACTGTCCTTCATCGTTGAATTATTTAGAATATGTATGTATGGcatcttttaaatttgataacgAGACTACCGCCGTAGTTACAGGTACCCGGATTAGAGGTCAAGTTACATACAGACAATTTTTATGTTGGGTTTTTACTGGGACCGGTGAAAAGAGAAAAGTTGTTGTATTTGATGCTGCCGATTGCAATGAAGTTCAATTACAACTAACATTAGCCGGGGATGTTGTTCCAAAAAGTATGTTTGACGTAATGGAAAAACCGCCAAAACTCTGTCCTCGTCCACTAGATGACGATCCACAACCAGATATACCAATATTTCCACTAGACACGAATTCGGTAACGGCATCACCTGTCAAAAAGAAGCCACTTAATGGGTACAAACTAACAACTGATATTATAAAAGGACCCCCAGCTCCAAACAAACCTGTTAAGACAGATCGACAGAATGCCGATTCATCCGCATCATCATCATTACAACAGTCACTTTTACACACTATTATTTGCTTATTCGTGCTGTTACGAACATTATGCACTACATAA
- the LOC134728269 gene encoding uncharacterized protein LOC134728269, whose protein sequence is MTDSCIFDVVRGLALLVGLAAGSKSKISDLVFTTWIALGMFIFPDYVVGYQVSGKTDGLMIFFVRCTGASQLAMTMFMYLTRDTRDETVKGAILWSRTLGTAPMLMIMIYGQVYKNKFFGHGNLWFLLPFFISIWLYNVYQMHTPPPAVGRREQKGFVSILLRVHFLFIFLVGLQGLAFPNSVITFFMNTTPQFIHQHFVRVMCASDFSAIFVIWYAPSFLRDDDRKALFISHLAAAGLGVLSILAACFVDHAIEISQMYWILLLMTPVIIPAIGLGLILQNERSKNEVFSTPSHYYMRSSQVKKE, encoded by the exons ATGACTGATAGTTGTATATTTGATGTTGTCAGAGGATTAGCTCTTCTAGTTGGATTAGCTGCAGGGTCAAAATCTAAAATCTCTGACCTTGTGTTTACAACATGGATAGCATTAGGAATGTTTATCTTCCCCGATTATGTGGTTGGCTATCAG GTTTCTGGAAAAACAGATGGATTAATGATCTTCTTTGTCAGATGTACAGGTGCCAGTCAATTAGCAATGACAATGTTTATGTATCTAACCAGGGATACTCGTGATGAGACAGTCAAGGGCGCCATTTTGTGGTCAAGAACTCTC GGCACAGCTCCTATGTTGATGATAATGATTTATGGACAAGTCTACAAAAACAAGTTCTTTGGTCATGGT AACTTGTGGTTTTTGCTGccattttttatcagtatttgGCTCTATAATGTTTACCAGATGCACACCCCACCTCCAGCTGTTGGACGTAGAGAACAGAAGGGATTTGTCAGCATCCTGCTGAGAGTGCATTTTCTGTTTATCTTTCTAGTAGGTCTACAAGGCCTGGCATTCCCAAACTCAGTCATTACATTTTTCATg AATACTACCCCACAGTTCATACACCAGCACTTTGTTCGTGTGATGTGTGCATCTGATTTCTCTGCCATATTTGTTATCTGGTATGCACCAAGTTTTCTCCGGGATGATGACAGGAAGGCTCTCTTCATTTCGCATCTAGCA GCAGCAGGACTTGGAGTCCTCAGTATCCTGGCTGCCTGCTTTGTTGACCATGCTATAGAGATATCACAGATGTACTGGATCCTCCTGCTCATGACTCCAGTCATCATACCAGCTATTGGACTGGGTCTGATACTACAGAATGAACGTTCAAAGAATGAAGTGTTTTCTACACCTTCCCATTACTACATGAGATCTAGTCAGGTTAAGAAAGAGTAG